Part of the Denticeps clupeoides chromosome 3, fDenClu1.1, whole genome shotgun sequence genome, GGCTAGagggtgtatatgtgtgcaaggagaaaatataaaaatgttttagctTCCAAATTGATTTTACCATATCAAATTTCAGTGGCCTTTTTTTCAAAATcacagaatgttgaaaataGCCATCTGGAGTCAATTTTTAAAGAGTAATCCCGGTTGCGCAGGTCTTAGGAGAGTGTGTAGGTATGCTTTTGAGTAAAGGAATTCGATAGAACTGCTGGCCATTTATTTGTGGGCACGATTAAGTCGTAACTACACTAAAGATGACTTGTTTCATCCTTTTTTCCCCCGTTTATATTTGACTTGGGAGTTTTATGGGTATATTGTGAATATACCTGAACCCATCTTCCAGGGATGGACCCGTGGACATCACTTTACTTACTGTGGACATGCTTTTTACTTAATGACCTTCCACACACAGATGCCTACACAGTGTCAGACGGAACCAGATTATGATTACTAAGTGTACTGGAAATATCCAAAGAACCCTCACTTcccttctctctgtctcagtaAAGCAGTCTTGTTGGAAAATAATGAACTTTTgtgttaaagaaataaaactgagTTGTGTAATGAATCGTGATTTATTTGGCCAAGTAGTATGACAGCACATACAGCAATGAATAGTGTTTAATGACCGTATACCCTATAGTTCCTGTTCCTACTTAATATTTGCACGTATGAGCCAACATGCAGAGCTTCTGAAACGGGAATGCAGCGGAATTTATTCCTTTCTTGTCACCTGCTGAATGAAAAACAGGATTCAATGTCTTTTCATTACAACGTAAATGACACTAACGACTGCTCATCACAAGGACAGCCGTGCCACCGTGTAACAACGCCTCTTTAATCTACTTAATGTGGACAGCAGAGCTGTTACTGCAACCCCGAGGCCTCCGGCTGTCTTTAGAAGCCCTTCCCCCTCGGGCATGCCACACCGCTCCATGTTGGGCCTGTCCGTCACCCGGCCCTCCCACGGATCCCTCCCAGTGGCTTCTCCGGGGTAAAATCTCAGCTATTTCTGGTGCTGCTCGCTCTTTTACGACTCCACCAACAGGGAAAACAAAATACGTCAAAACCAAAATTGCTGTGCATTGTGCACTAGCTACAGGCAGAGAATCTATCTGGCCAAATTCCATTCCTGAAGCCCACAGTACAGGGCCATCAGGTCATTTTGTGCCAGTTTTCTGTTTGCCCGCTTATGGCATAACAATGGCACTATAGCCAAGGTTACGTCTCAACGAGCAAAGCTATCCCCTTTTATTTCATGACGTATTTGCATTTGCAATCACCTGTTTCTGCAGACTTGACGAATCCAGGCTTCATGTGGCACATTTTCATATCCAGAaaactaaaacacatgaaataaaataatcaggttgtttgttatttaaaaaaaaaagcttctatTTCGGTATAAATTAAAATTACCcactaggtagtagcctagtgggtaatacacttgcctatgaaccagaactcccacttactacctttcaaatcccacttgctacctttgtgtccctgagcaagacacttaaccctaaattgctccagggggggggactgtccctgtaactactgattgtaagtcgctctggataagggcgtctggtaaatgctgtaaatgtaacatttaaaaaaagaacattaactTTAACTAGTCCTCTAGTTAGCGCCTCTAGTGGCGACCGCTGTAAATAACACAAGCTTGATCAATGAAAACTACCTTCGATAATTATTCCTTAAAAGCCTTACGCGTCGGTGTGATCGACCTTAATGTCGCTGTCGTACCAACAGGCGCAACACGTGTCACCCCTGCcacttttaaaatacaaaactgTCCTGTATCGCGCTTATTGGCAACGACGTAATGAAATCCACAAAGAAACGCGTGACGGCAACACTTCCCTCTCCATCAGCGACTCGGGAAAAGCTGGACGCGGAGCCCGACGCTCCTCCGCCTCCAGAAGGCGACCGGGGCGGCGGCGAACTACGGAGAGCGCGCGGGACCAACAGGGACAAGGTGGCTTCGACACATGAAACCCCGACAGGTTTAAAGCCCACTTGCTGAGCATGGCAGTTGTCCCTGGAAATAGCACACCTGCTTCGGGACTGGCCGATTTCACCCGCAGTGCTCATACAAGTAAAATGCACAATAGCAGCGACAGGTAAtggagtacatttacagcatttatcagacgcccttatccagagcggcttacaatcagcagttacagagacagtccccctggagacactcagggttaagtgtcttgctcagggacacaatggtagtaagtgggatttgaacctgggtcttctggttcatagtgttttacccactagaccacttCACACTCCAATGAATGAATGTGacaattaagtgattgtcattgttgttacactgcagcacagcacatggtcacacaacaaaatgtgtcctctgcttttaaccatcacccttgggcagccatgacaggcatgtgGAGGATGTTGGCACCTTCAGAATTCGAAAcggcgaccttccgattacagctCCGCTTCCGCCACTGCTCTAATGTGTTGGCCGTGGAAGTACTGATACAGGACGTCGTGAATGGATCGATGGAACAGTGAGTTGTGTTTATGTACACTGTGGAACTGGACAAATAAAAGTTTCATTGAGGTTCAGCGGCAGATTCGTCTAAAGGTCCTAGAAAGATCTCTTGGTATAATTACAACACAGAATATGTGGCTGAACATTTATGTTGCTCAAATTCCCATTTGCGGTACGGGATGATCTTCAATGTCTTTCCTCGTAAAAGGACATGCTCAGCCGACAGGGGAGATGAGCAGCCTTTCCTCAGGTTCCATGTTCCAGGgtggttgtggcctagtgggcaacacactcacctatgaaccagaagacccaggttcaaatcccacttactaccattgtgtccctgagcaagacacttaaccctaagttgctgcaggggggggactgtccctgtaactaatgattggataagggtgtctgataagtgctgtaaatgtaaattttccaGGTCACCTCTGCAGAGAGCTTGTAAAAGGACATCTTTCTTTTGAACAGATGCCTTCCCAAACCTCAGGAAATAGGGCCGATTCTTTCTGCTATTTCGGCTGTCTGAACGgcagaagcagaatggccaaggtcccctgacatgaaattgtttttggttttatattTCTCTAATACAGTATCTTTCTGACATTCAGCCTCAGTGCAGAGTTACAGCCACTTGTAGCCAGTCCCGTAATGACATTACATTGTCATTACGGACGCATCCTGTTTTGGTGTGTCTAGCTTATTATAATAATGAGAGAGGCCTATACAAGTTGAGGGGACACACTCAGAAATGACGTCAACAACGcccttcaccaaccacaatgtttggcgcagacaggatgTCGTGTAACCATGCCCATTATGAGGACATGAGAGAATAAATTTGATCACGGTCGTGTTTTGGCCATATCATACCATTGAATAAAGGTAAGAAATTGCACACAATCTCAGCGTACCTGTGGATAGGGTTAGGATTGGGCAGGGctgatctgagctgccactctctgaacggaaAAGCAGAatattagaaccggcaaccttccgattttgggtccgtttccttacgcACTAGGCCACCAGCGTCCCTGTAAACCCTGGCAGTAAAATTGCTTGGTTTAAGGGTGCCTGCTGAACGCAGTAGATGTATTTACATGAAATTGAGTATGCACAGCAAGGATTGGCACATAAAACACACTCCAGTGCGTTAGGATACGTTATTTTTCAAACTCGAATCTACTCCCGTACACCACAGAAAAATACACGGTTGTAACAGCTGTGCTTTAATTGTCCGTTTTTATGAATACATTAATATGGGAGCAAATAAGAATACCAAGCAGGTGAATTCTAATGcgttattttgttttttcttaaaAACGTGCACAACAGGCCCAATTAGTTAAATATAAACCATTATTATACATAATTCAGGTTTTAAAGGGGCCCGGCGGAGGAGCCCAGGCCTCTCAGCAGCTCGAGCTGCTTGCGCTTGTCCTTGGCTCGGTTGATGGTCATTTTGAACAGCCTGCAGTAGAGTTCCATGGCAGCTGGTGTGTCGTCATTGCCAGGCACTGGGTAGGTGATGAGGCTTGGGTTGCAGTTGGAGTCGACCACACCCACCGTGGGAATGTTCATCTTGGCAGCATCGCGCACAGCCACATGCTGCTGGAAGACATTGTTGAGCGTGGAAAGAAAGACGACGAGATCAGGGAGTCGGACGCCGGTGCCGTACTGGATGTGCGCGTTGGTCAGGAGCCCACCCTGCCAGTAGCGCGTGTGGGCGTATTCTCCACACTCCTTCGCCATGCTCTCTACGAGATGGCTAAACTGCCGGCGGCGGCTCACGAACAGAATGACTCCACCACAGAAGGCAACGTGGGCTGTGAAGTTAAGCGCCAGGCGAAGGTGCTCAACCGTCTGCTCCAGGTCGATGATGTCTACATCCAGCCGACTACCGAACAGGTAGGGCTCCATCAACCTGGACAAGACACAGGTGAATACTGAAATTCAGGCATagcaaacaataaaacaataacaatataatGTGACTACTCATGAATAATTAATATGTTTGGGTGCAAGTAGGCCAAAAAATTGTTTGTCAAAAGTCCCCTGacaatttcactctgtgagatTACTTAACGTTAATGCGAGCttccccagcctgtctacggtccttctgctttgccgttcagggagcggcagctcagacggtcgggtctggaatttgttccagacagtggtgcagtggtggcctagcggttaaggaagtggccctgtaatcagaaggtttccggttcgaatcccgatccgccaaggtgcctctgagcaaagcaccgtccccacacgctgctccccgggtgcctgtcatggctgcccactgctcaccaagggtgatgggttaaatgcactgtgtgctgtgctgctgtgtatcacattgacaatcccttcactttattATGTTCTCATAAGGAGAAAGGCGcgcagagaatttcccaccacTCCACCTTAAAAAGTAAATCCACCGACCACCATGGCTTGAAAGCGTGCAAAGCATTTCAGTTGCTTGGtggttggatgtaaaaatgagaaaaaaagattttttttcagattcaaGAACTAGTGGgtttattaaattttttcccgaattgccaaggtgccactaagcaaagcaccgtccccacacactgctccccgggcgcctgtcacggctgcccactgctcaccaagggtgatggttaaaagcagaggacacatttcattgtgtcaccgtgtgctgtgctgcagtgtgtcataatgacaatcacttcactttgacaaatttgcttttaaagctacaggcacagaaacggcgcatcctggggggaaatctcattgtgggagtaattttgcaccaaggctgaatcttggaaagagacttcagatacagtattaggggaccaacaagaccgatataaaagcaaaacaaatgtcatgccaggggacctttaaaaatggAGGTCCGGTCATTGGGAACTAACCTGTGTCGGCAGCCTTTCTTGTGGCCCAGGTGAACACGGGCATTGAACAAGTCTTTCAGATTGAAGATCTCAGACAGCCGGAAAAAGTCAGGCTGGTTCAAGGACAGCCTGAGGAGATTTTCTGTGTCATCTAGAGTAaccaaatttacattttgttaacGTAGATTATAATAAAGACGAGTTTGCACGTCTATAAACACAGACATCGCACAAAACAGTAAGGCAAATGATAGGAAATGTGATGTTAAATCCAGGCCACGTCCACTGACCTGTGCTCTCATGCAGCGTCGGTAAAGCTGCGGTCTCGGCTGCGGCTGCAGTCCCGTATGCATGCCCGCTACACGACACAAGAGCGGCGGGCAGACGCGGCCAACGTAGCCCACGGAAGGCtaaaacacacaagaaacaCTCACCATTCCACACGATTAGCTTCGCCGTGGCAATAATTTCTCGTTTGTTAAACGAAACCCATCAAAgaatatttataaatgaaccCATTACACGAACCAACAGCAAACGAAGGAAAATCGTAAAAACACCAGAAATTATTTTCACCTTTGGTTACAAACCCCGCTGCCATGCTTGTCGCTTCAGCCTCCGCCCACTGAAGGTCAAatgtgcattgtgggatatgaAGTCCTCAAACGATCGAAACGTGCTATTATTTCCTTACAGGGGAACCGTAAATACTTCAAGTCCCAGACGTACAAAAGAAGACCACAGGCCAAGATTTGAATAAACCAAACTTTATTCAAACAAAGTATTCGCATGAAGATAACAAAATGAACTCTTAAGAACGCTTATACGCATTTAGCCAATAACAAGTAGTGTGAATTGAGATTTATCGGGTGATTCTTGAAAAGGATCAGGCAAcagtcaatataaaaaaaaatatttgaacaaGCAGAACATCTGGTGAAACCCAGTAATTCCCagttatattataaaaataaaaattcttaagaagaaaaacagtttcataaaattaattaaaaggtACATTTGTCACTTGacttttttcctgaaaaaaaaaaggaaaacacataaataatatttcaagTGCAATATGTTGATTGCAATGAAAACAGTTATGTGTACTGATAAGGCcgttcaggcttttttttttttttttttacctaggCATGCTAACCACAAACTGCAGCCGTCTTTTCACTGGACACTGAAACCTTGGCGTCTACAGGAGACCAACATCATATCATATCAGCACGGCGTGGCATAGTTATCTCACACAATCTCTGAATAGttagctgctgctgtgtgtacCATTTACAACAATATAACAGTATTTCAGCATATTACATTCAATATATTAACACTTTTGAGCCATTAGAGATAATACGCATTATCTATGCCGTTAACTTTAAATGCACATTACCTTGTGGACTGCATCTGGTGAAATGCTGATTATCTGCAGTTTGAGAGCATATTTATGCATGTGTACCTGCAGGCTTCTGTGCACTCCTCTCTTGCTCCTCTCTGCCGTGTTCAGTGCAATGTAAGGACTGAGTTGGATCCCTGGATCTATGGAACGTTGCAGTGATCTGGGGCAGCAGAGGACAATAAGTCACTATGAACATTAAACAATGTCAGCAAGCTAGGTAAaggtcatttcatttcatttcactattgTGTGCActtatagtgaaagtgaagtgactgtcattgtgaaacaccgcacagcacacggtgacacaacaaaatgtgtcctcagtcataagaggtgcccggggagcagtgtatggggacggtactttgctcagtggcaccttagcgcctcgggatttgaacctgcttccttacctgctaggtcaccactgcgtGCTTTTCACAaacgcagattaaaaaaaaataaaactgtgaatTTTAGTGAAATATGTACAGGTAACggtatatattaaatatattaaaatgcagcAAACTCTTAGAAAAAGGTCatattttaagaaaatgcaAGTGATTTAAGTGATACATTAACACATTTGATTTTTATGCtgattattgtattgtaaaaatcatttttaatcataattTCATCCTTTCATTCACAACGAGACAGTAACAGCTGCATgaaatccatttttattatacAGTTGGACAGTAAAGATTGAGTTAGCAGGCCATTCCACCACTTTTAAAATGGCCAGAAGTTCTGCAAAGTTACTCCTGAAAACTGGCGATGCACAGCATAGTCAGCAAGTCTCTGTGTTCTTCTTCATTTGTTactatcaataaaaataaataacattctttttttttcacagggaAATTCTGGAGGACATGATCACAAACCGAACAAGAACCTCTTCCCAAAAACACGTCAGGAATACCCAAAAtgacatattgtgtgtgtggtgaattTAGAGTTCCGTTTCAGATCATTTTCATCAGTGCGCCCAAAGGGACAGCCCCATCCTGTTTACAGTCATCGCACAATTTCATTCTAACTCATACACACAGATGGATCGATATATAGATAGAGAATGGAtatagagaaagaaaaagagacagagggaggccaacacacacaacagctttCCTACACTAAGCTACCCACAATATGAGGTCTAAGGCCAAATTGAACCAAAGAGTATGAAAATAACTAAATtatcacaataaaaaattaacacaaattaaCAGAATGAGTGGTGGAAATACAGATCGATATTAAAAAGAGAATATGAATGGAAGACCACCAAAGATGACGACACTGTTGTGGCCGCAGGGACAGCAGACAAGCAGGTTGATGAAGTTGCTGTTTCCCATTAAACCTGCCCAGCTAATAAATTATGACCTATTCTTACACCCCTTTATTCGGTAACCATAGTAACCCCTGCACTTGGACATCAAGTCCTTTATCCTTTTCAAGCCATTTCTCACTTATGAGACTGAGAAGAGTTGCAGAAGAAATATTGTATACAAgtgagacaaagaaaaaattcTAACCTGGcattgtgaaatgaaatgaaagggaaCTTTCGCACCTTCTGCCCCCcaaacacaagacacacacaaacacacagtcactatttttttttttttttgtggaactaTTATTCTATGGTCAGGCCATTTTCCCCCACAAAAACATGGCAGGAGATGAAGGTTTCATTTTGGGTAATTCCTTCAGCTTTCTGGGGGTAGTTTTTGGCAGGGGCGGAAATCAAATTTTGttccttttatttgttttctttctgacttcaaatgaaatgaaagattgGGATGGGGAAACTCCAAGCTGtaaactcacacactctcagtgTCTGCCAAGTTTGTTGTTCTttagaaccttttttttttaatgttattttatttctaaaccTCAGTTTGAGTTGAAGCTTTAGAACCCATAtgacaaaatgacgtattgtcTGAAAACCACAATATTCCTTACTGCAGGAGGAAAATCTTATAGAATGTGCAAAAAGGACATGAATAGTCATTTCATTCAGCCTTGTAGACTGTAAAAAGATATTAACCTCGATGTTTACATCAAACAAGAAATACAAAAGTAACCAAAAGAAagttcaaaacaaaaaaaaaagctatttcatctttttaataACCGCagatgtgcatttaaatatatatttataaatgtacaaacataTGCATATAAAGTAAACAAAACTTTGTACTACACTCAAACTGAACTGAAGATGTCTGGGACTCTTgctaatatacatatattagtATGTTGACATTATtaccagtatatatatatatatattagccaAAACACATTATGTGATATGAGGTGGTGACATCATG contains:
- the mrps2 gene encoding small ribosomal subunit protein uS2m is translated as MAAGFVTKAFRGLRWPRLPAALVSCSGHAYGTAAAAETAALPTLHESTDDTENLLRLSLNQPDFFRLSEIFNLKDLFNARVHLGHKKGCRHRLMEPYLFGSRLDVDIIDLEQTVEHLRLALNFTAHVAFCGGVILFVSRRRQFSHLVESMAKECGEYAHTRYWQGGLLTNAHIQYGTGVRLPDLVVFLSTLNNVFQQHVAVRDAAKMNIPTVGVVDSNCNPSLITYPVPGNDDTPAAMELYCRLFKMTINRAKDKRKQLELLRGLGSSAGPL